In Kutzneria kofuensis, the DNA window TCGGTCTCCTGCTCGGTCAGCGGCTCCACGTCCACCCGCACCCGGCGGGTCGGCTGCGCCAGCCCCAGCGCGGCGCCCAGCTGCGGCGACGCCTGGCCCGGCCGGTAGGCCACCGCCACCACGATCCGGCCGCGTGGCGCGTGCCGCAGCAGGTGGTCCAGCAGCTCCACCGAGCTCTCGTCGGCCCAGTGCACGTCGTCGAGCACCAGCATCAGGCCGCCGGACTCGGCCAACAGTTCCAGCAGGCCGCGGACGGCGCGGAACAGTCGGTAGCGGTCCGGGGCCTCGGCCGGCACGTCGGTGGCGATGCCGGCGAAGACCGAACCCAGCAGCCGCCGCTCGCTGTCGGTCAGCCGGGCCAGTTGCCGGTCCGACAGCGTTTCCAGGTGGTCGTCCAGGGCGTCGGCCAGCGCCGCCAGCGGCGCGTCCCGCTCGAACTCGGAGGCCCGGCCGACCAGCGTCAGCATCGCCCGGCCCCGGGCCGCCGCGACCGCCTCAGCCAGCAGCCTCGACTTGCCGACCCCCGGCTCGCCCACCAGCTCCAACAGCTGGAACGCGCCCTTGGCGGCGCGGTCGAGCGCCTTGTCCACCAGGCGCAGCACATCGGCGCGGCCCACCAGCGGCGTTCGGCCGGGGTCCTCCGCTGTCCCCCGGGTGCGTTCGCGCCGGCCGGTCACGGCACCTCGCAAGGGTGGAGTACGGGAATGAACATCGGCGTCAAGGGTGCCAGTCCTGGGCCGTTTCGGGCAAGACACGGAAAGGCCGGTCTAACCGGCAATGCGAATTCGCGGGACAATTCCGATGTTCGGTGATTCGTATCACCCTCGGATGGGGGAGAAGCGTTCGGCCTCAACCCCCGATCATGGAAAACCGGACAGTTCGGACCGGGTTGTCCACATTCGTGTCGACCAGGCAGATCGACTGCCAGGTGCCCAGCGCCAACCGGCCGCCCAGCACCGGAATCGTCGCGTACGGAGGCAGAAGCGCAGGTAGAACGTGATCCCGGCCGTGGCCGGGCGTGCCATGACGGTGCCGCCACGCCTGGTCATGGGGCAGCAGCTTCTCCAGCGCCGTCAACAGGTCCTCGTCGCTGCCGGCGCCGGTCTCCAGCACCGCCAGCCCCGCCGTCGCGTGCGGCACCCAGACGTGCAGCAACCCGTCCGCGGCGCCTTCCTCGGCGAGAAATCGCTCGCAGTCGCCGGTCAGGTCGTACACGACCTCGGATGATCCGGTCCTGATCTGAATTTCCACACTTCGCACCCGAGTGAACGTACTTTCTCCGCGCGTGCCGCGCGGGGCGAGGTCGCTCTTGAGCCGGTCTCTTCCCTTGGCCTGCCTCGATCGATGGACAGACTCGATCGAGGCAGGCCCGCGGTCCAGAGACCGGCGCGACCTCGCGTCAGCCATGCACCGCCGGTCGTACGTTGGCGATGTGCGCCACGCCTTCGGACAGACCTTCGACATCCCGGCCGGCTATCTCAACACCGCCAGCATCGGCGTGCCGCCCACGGTCGTCGCGGACGCCGTCGAGGCGGCGATTCGGCGCTGGCGGGTCGGCGCCGACGTGCCGCCGGGCTTCGACACCGATGTTGCCGCCGCCAGGGCCGCCTTCGCGGCGTTGGTGGGCGCGGATCCCGCCCACGTGGCCATCGGCGCGAGCGCCTCGCAGTTGGTGGCCATCGCCGCCGCTTCGGTGCCGGACGGGTCCCGGGTGCTGGTGCCCGCCGGCGAGTTCACCAGCGTCTCGTTCCCGTTCGCGGCGTTGGGGCACCGGGGGATCAAGGTGACGGAGGCGCCGCTGGCCGAGATCCCGGACGCCATGCGGGACCACGACGTGCTGGCCGCCGCGGTCGTGCAGTCCAGCGACGGCACGGTGCTCGACCTGGAAGCCGTGCGCCGCAACCGCGAGGGCGTCACCGTCGTGCTCGACGTGACCCAGGCGCTGGGCTGGCTGCCGCTGGCCGACCTCGGCTGGGCCGACTACGTCGTCGGCGCCGGCTACAAGTGGCTGATGACTCCTCGCGGCGTCGCCTGGCTGGCGGTTCGCCCGGACGTGATCGACCGGGCCGTGCCGGTCGCCGCCAACTGGTACGCCGGCGAGGATCCCTGGCAGACCGTCTACGGCCTGCCGCTGCGACTGGCCGGCAGCGCCCGCCGTCTCGACCTCTCGCCGACCTGGTTCTCGCACGTCGGTGCCGCCGTCGCCCTGCCGTGGCTGGCGTCGCTGGACATGGCGGCCGTCCGGCGGCACAACGTCGGCCTGGCCAACCAGTTCCTCGACCGCCTCGGCCGCCCGCCCGGCGACTCCGCCATCGTCTCCGTCGACGCGGACGCCGATCGGCTCGCCGCCGCCGGCGTGCGGCACTCCGTGCGGGCCGGCCGCGTACGGCTGTCGTTCGCGCTGAGTAACACCTCCGACGACGTCAACCTCGCCTGCCAGGCACTGATTCGGTGACACATGGTGATGTGGCCATCCGAATCGTGTCGGAATCGGTCACCCGTTACGGTGCTGGTTGTGTCGGAGTCGTACCCCCAAGATCAGGCGACCTGGCGGACCGCCCCCGTGACGGCCGGGCCGGCTGACACCTCGCCGTTCCAGCTGCCCCCGGAGTTCTACGACTCGGAGCCCGCCGGTGGCGGCGGCCCCAACCCCACCGACCGGCGCAACAAGCTGCTGCTCCAGGGCCTCGGGCTGGTCGGGGTGGCCGTGCTGTCGGGGCTGGTGTTCTGGGCCGTCCAACCCTCGCACGTGGCCGGCGTCGCCGAGGCCGCGTCCGACCAGGTCAACTCCGCCGGCAAGTACACCTTCACCCGGGTCGCCGGCCCCGCCACCGACGCCAACTGCGCCCAGCACGCCTTCAGCAAGACCCAGACGTTCCTCCAGCAGCACCCGTGCCAGCAGTTGGTCCGGTCGCTGTACTCGACGACGCTGCCCGACGGGACCACGGCCGTCGTGTCGATCGTGGACGTCAAGATGCCCAGCGGCGGCGACGCCGAGCAGCTGAGACAGATCACCAGCAGCGACAACACCGGCAACGTCTACGACCTGGTCAAGGACGGCGGCGTGGCCACGCCGAACATGCCGACCACCAGCCAGCTCCAGGATGGCGGCTACGCGGCCGCCACAAACGGCAGCGTCACCACCATCGCCCTGACCGCGGTCGTCGGCGGCCACCAGGACAAGGCGAAGCTCAAGGAGATCAGCACCGACGCCCTACGCCTGGCCGGCAAGTAGCCCCGGCCCCCGAAACGTTTGGAACGCGTCTTTCCTCCACTCCGAGTAGAGGAAAGACGCGTTCCAAACATGAAACGGGGTCACGGCTGGCCTGGGAGGGCCGGCGTGGCCGGGGTCTGGCCGCCGGCCTGCCGCCACGACATCGCCCGGACCGCGCCGTCGGTGAGGGCGTCCAGCGCCGTCTTCCGGATCTGCGACTCCGAGG includes these proteins:
- a CDS encoding aminotransferase class V-fold PLP-dependent enzyme; this encodes MRHAFGQTFDIPAGYLNTASIGVPPTVVADAVEAAIRRWRVGADVPPGFDTDVAAARAAFAALVGADPAHVAIGASASQLVAIAAASVPDGSRVLVPAGEFTSVSFPFAALGHRGIKVTEAPLAEIPDAMRDHDVLAAAVVQSSDGTVLDLEAVRRNREGVTVVLDVTQALGWLPLADLGWADYVVGAGYKWLMTPRGVAWLAVRPDVIDRAVPVAANWYAGEDPWQTVYGLPLRLAGSARRLDLSPTWFSHVGAAVALPWLASLDMAAVRRHNVGLANQFLDRLGRPPGDSAIVSVDADADRLAAAGVRHSVRAGRVRLSFALSNTSDDVNLACQALIR
- a CDS encoding secondary thiamine-phosphate synthase enzyme YjbQ, translated to MRSVEIQIRTGSSEVVYDLTGDCERFLAEEGAADGLLHVWVPHATAGLAVLETGAGSDEDLLTALEKLLPHDQAWRHRHGTPGHGRDHVLPALLPPYATIPVLGGRLALGTWQSICLVDTNVDNPVRTVRFSMIGG